The Bradyrhizobium ottawaense genome window below encodes:
- the folK gene encoding 2-amino-4-hydroxy-6-hydroxymethyldihydropteridine diphosphokinase, giving the protein MASVLIALGGNVGDVRATFAKAIAHICGMAQAALIARSSDYATPPWGDEEQAPFINACIEIETGLDPHALLFVLQKVEQKFGRTRDKERRWGPRTLDLDMIAYDDVSLQKPDLTLPHPRLFERAFVLAPLAEIAPDRVISGIPVRDGLASVSTQGIERLPDTG; this is encoded by the coding sequence ATGGCAAGCGTGCTGATCGCACTCGGCGGCAATGTCGGCGATGTCCGCGCGACGTTCGCCAAGGCGATCGCCCATATCTGCGGCATGGCGCAAGCTGCGCTAATCGCGCGATCCTCGGATTATGCGACGCCGCCGTGGGGCGACGAGGAGCAGGCTCCCTTCATCAATGCCTGCATCGAGATCGAGACCGGCCTCGATCCGCACGCTCTGCTGTTCGTGCTGCAGAAGGTCGAGCAGAAATTCGGCCGCACGCGGGACAAGGAGCGGCGCTGGGGCCCGCGCACGCTCGATCTCGACATGATCGCCTATGACGATGTCAGCTTGCAGAAGCCGGATCTGACCCTGCCGCATCCGCGCCTGTTCGAGCGCGCTTTCGTGCTGGCACCGCTGGCCGAAATCGCGCCGGACCGCGTGATCTCGGGCATTCCAGTGCGTGACGGGCTCGCCAGCGTCTCGACGCAAGGCATTGAGCGGCTTCCGGATACCGGTTAA
- a CDS encoding tripartite tricarboxylate transporter TctB family protein, with protein MRLPDSVTGSFLVVLGAAAAYGGWILPPVPGQPVGPNVFPLVIGSGLALCGLAIVFGIGHSFEEEEELIPLEDGQAAAAPPPQGKLEGKLYGLRALLPPALLLFYVVAADRLGFIITAAIMVYVTSTALGAKWKLALPLAALSPFAIHLIFGKLLRVPLPAGLLPTPW; from the coding sequence ATGCGTCTTCCCGACTCCGTTACGGGATCGTTTCTCGTCGTGCTTGGTGCTGCGGCTGCCTATGGCGGCTGGATCTTGCCGCCGGTGCCGGGCCAGCCGGTCGGCCCCAACGTGTTTCCGCTCGTGATCGGCAGCGGCCTTGCGCTGTGCGGGCTCGCGATCGTGTTCGGGATCGGCCATTCCTTCGAGGAGGAGGAAGAGCTGATCCCGCTGGAGGACGGCCAGGCGGCGGCCGCTCCACCGCCGCAAGGAAAACTCGAAGGCAAGCTCTACGGCCTGCGCGCCTTGCTGCCGCCGGCGCTGCTGCTGTTCTACGTCGTCGCCGCCGACCGGCTCGGCTTCATCATCACTGCGGCGATCATGGTCTATGTGACGTCCACCGCGCTCGGTGCGAAGTGGAAGCTGGCGCTGCCGCTTGCCGCGCTGTCGCCGTTCGCCATCCACCTCATCTTCGGCAAGCTGCTGCGCGTGCCGCTGCCTGCCGGCCTGCTGCCGACGCCCTGGTAA
- a CDS encoding GFA family protein, which translates to MTEPGKPVLSGGCQCGAVRFGVTTAPTRISICHCRMCQKAAGAPFASFADINKTDFAWTKGQPSFFRSSTIAERGFCAACGTPLSFGRIGGDRIEIMTGAFDRPDQIIPTRQFGTESRLGWVVGIANLPSQTTQQNYGPEKMATIVSHQHPDHD; encoded by the coding sequence ATGACCGAACCAGGCAAACCAGTTCTCAGCGGCGGCTGCCAATGCGGGGCCGTGCGCTTTGGCGTCACGACGGCGCCAACCAGGATTTCGATCTGCCACTGCCGCATGTGCCAGAAGGCGGCCGGCGCGCCGTTCGCTTCCTTTGCCGACATCAACAAGACGGACTTTGCCTGGACCAAGGGGCAGCCGTCGTTCTTCCGCTCCTCCACCATCGCCGAGCGCGGCTTTTGCGCGGCCTGCGGCACGCCGCTGAGCTTCGGCCGCATCGGCGGCGACCGGATCGAGATCATGACCGGCGCGTTCGACCGTCCTGACCAGATCATTCCGACGCGACAGTTCGGCACAGAATCCCGTCTCGGCTGGGTGGTCGGCATCGCCAATTTGCCGAGCCAGACCACGCAACAGAATTACGGACCGGAGAAGATGGCAACCATCGTCAGCCATCAGCATCCGGATCATGATTGA
- a CDS encoding tripartite tricarboxylate transporter substrate binding protein: protein MSKISRRTFAASTAAVAASAAFGFKPALAQAYPARPVTVIVPWGAGGGTDATARIVAALLEKDLGQPFNVVNRTGGSGVVGHSAIATAQPDGYTIGMLTVEISMMHWQGLTELTPKSYTPLALMNEDPPGIQVSSSSPYKTVKELAEAIKAAPPGKFKASGTGQGGIWHLALVGWMQAMGLPANQVAWVPSNGAAPAMQDLAAGGLDLTTCSVPEARAIIEAGKARSLAIMAPARNPIFKDVPTLKEAMGIDYATGAWRGIGAPKNLPPEIATRLTAALKKVYESAEFKDFMSNRGFGTVWGDAGQFAGFMDKGDAQMGEAMKAAGLSKA, encoded by the coding sequence ATGTCCAAGATTTCGCGCCGCACCTTTGCGGCTTCGACCGCCGCAGTTGCGGCATCCGCCGCTTTCGGCTTCAAGCCAGCGCTTGCGCAAGCCTATCCGGCCCGGCCGGTCACCGTGATCGTGCCATGGGGCGCGGGCGGCGGAACCGATGCGACCGCGCGCATCGTCGCAGCGCTGCTGGAAAAGGACCTCGGCCAGCCCTTCAACGTGGTCAACCGCACCGGCGGTTCCGGCGTGGTCGGCCATAGCGCGATCGCGACCGCACAGCCCGACGGCTACACCATCGGCATGCTCACCGTCGAAATCTCGATGATGCACTGGCAGGGCCTCACCGAGCTGACGCCGAAGAGTTACACGCCGCTGGCGCTGATGAACGAGGACCCCCCGGGCATCCAGGTCTCCTCCTCGTCGCCCTACAAGACGGTCAAGGAACTCGCCGAGGCGATCAAGGCGGCGCCTCCCGGCAAGTTCAAGGCCTCCGGCACCGGCCAGGGCGGCATCTGGCATCTGGCGCTGGTCGGCTGGATGCAGGCGATGGGCCTGCCCGCCAACCAGGTCGCCTGGGTGCCCTCGAACGGCGCGGCGCCTGCAATGCAGGATCTCGCCGCCGGCGGCCTCGACCTCACCACCTGCTCGGTGCCGGAGGCGCGCGCCATCATCGAGGCCGGCAAGGCCAGGAGCCTCGCCATCATGGCCCCCGCGCGCAACCCGATCTTCAAGGACGTGCCGACGCTGAAGGAAGCGATGGGCATCGACTATGCGACCGGCGCCTGGCGCGGCATCGGCGCCCCGAAGAACCTGCCGCCGGAGATCGCAACCAGGCTCACTGCGGCGCTGAAGAAGGTCTACGAGTCCGCTGAGTTCAAGGACTTCATGAGCAATCGCGGCTTCGGCACCGTGTGGGGCGATGCCGGCCAGTTCGCAGGCTTCATGGACAAGGGCGACGCCCAGATGGGCGAAGCGATGAAAGCGGCGGGCTTGAGCAAAGCGTGA
- the folP gene encoding dihydropteroate synthase — protein MNASPSPSVPPAGSAGPDALRKLLERPIPAVMGVLNITPDSFSDGGEFIGPEQALARARAMIADGVDIIDIGAESTRPYKGAKAVTAESELARLKPVLAGVVALGVPVSIDSMKAEVVAYALDQGAAIANDVWGLQRDAAMAPLVAARGVPVIVMHNRDDADPAIDIITDMKTFFLRSLDIAAKAGIAREKIVLDPGIGFGKTAEQSMTALARLREFEMFGLPILVGASRKRFIASVSPSEPKERLAGSIAAHLIAAQRGAKIIRTHDVAETLQALRVANAIEGKQ, from the coding sequence ATGAATGCCTCGCCCTCCCCATCCGTCCCGCCGGCCGGCTCGGCCGGGCCAGATGCGCTGCGGAAACTGCTGGAACGACCGATCCCGGCGGTGATGGGCGTGCTCAACATCACCCCGGATTCCTTCTCCGACGGCGGCGAGTTCATCGGGCCCGAGCAGGCGCTCGCGCGGGCGCGGGCGATGATCGCGGATGGCGTCGACATCATCGATATCGGCGCCGAGTCCACCCGGCCCTACAAGGGTGCGAAGGCCGTCACGGCGGAAAGCGAGCTGGCCCGGCTCAAGCCGGTGCTGGCGGGCGTCGTGGCCCTCGGCGTGCCCGTGTCGATCGACAGCATGAAGGCGGAGGTGGTGGCCTATGCGCTCGACCAGGGCGCGGCGATCGCCAATGACGTCTGGGGTCTGCAACGCGACGCCGCGATGGCGCCGCTGGTGGCCGCAAGAGGCGTTCCCGTCATCGTCATGCACAACCGCGACGACGCCGATCCCGCCATCGACATCATCACGGACATGAAGACGTTCTTCCTGCGCTCGCTGGACATCGCCGCAAAGGCCGGCATCGCGCGCGAAAAAATCGTGCTCGATCCCGGCATCGGCTTCGGCAAGACCGCCGAGCAGAGCATGACCGCGCTGGCACGCTTGCGCGAATTCGAGATGTTCGGCCTGCCGATCCTCGTCGGTGCCTCGCGCAAACGCTTCATCGCCTCGGTGTCGCCGTCGGAGCCGAAGGAGCGGCTCGCCGGCTCGATCGCCGCGCATCTGATCGCCGCGCAACGCGGCGCGAAGATCATCCGGACTCATGACGTCGCCGAGACCCTGCAGGCGCTGCGGGTAGCGAACGCAATCGAGGGCAAGCAATGA
- a CDS encoding methylmalonyl-CoA mutase family protein, with product MTSVTDDLPLAADFPKASVEDWRKLVDGVLKGAPFEKLVGKTYDGIKIEPLYPRAKGVAPVMGRPAAAPWQIVQRIDHPDAALANAQALQDLENGATGLALVFAGANGARGFGLEPSAEAVAKVLKDIHLDAGIGLDLEIGPQSRMAAIHVAEYVKSNGLDPAACNIRFGLDPLAAGAVWGHSPYTWEEIAPAVTGAIKGLAGLGFKGPFASADGRVIHDAGGSEVQELAFVLACGVAYLRAIEGAGIPLEAAQGMVYARLAADADQFLTMAKFRALRLLWARIETACGLTPKPLFIAADTAWRMLTQRDPYVNMLRATIATFAAGLAGANAITVLPHTLALGLPDPFARRVARNTQALLLEESNLAKVSDPAAGAGGIETLSAQLCEAAWALFQESETAGGAFAALQQGVFQSKVAAARKARDANIAKRRDVLTGASEFPNLHESEATVLKATPVALAPYGEQKYKFDALPPIRLAEPFEALRDKSDAALKSRGARPKVFLANLGTAADFTARATFAKSFFEAGGIQAVDSEGFADPAKLAAAFKTSGAELACLCSSDKVYAEHAEAAAKALQTAGGRHIYLAGRPSETEAALRAAGVTGFVFAGGDALATLQDAYRRMEQT from the coding sequence ATGACCTCCGTGACCGACGACCTGCCGCTGGCGGCCGATTTTCCCAAGGCGAGCGTCGAGGACTGGCGCAAGCTGGTCGACGGCGTGCTGAAGGGCGCGCCGTTCGAGAAGCTGGTCGGCAAGACCTACGACGGAATCAAGATCGAACCGCTCTATCCGCGCGCCAAGGGCGTTGCGCCCGTGATGGGACGGCCGGCGGCGGCGCCCTGGCAAATCGTGCAGCGGATCGACCATCCCGATGCGGCGCTCGCGAATGCGCAGGCTTTGCAGGACCTGGAGAACGGCGCGACGGGGCTCGCGCTGGTGTTCGCCGGCGCCAATGGTGCTCGCGGTTTCGGTCTGGAACCGTCGGCCGAGGCCGTAGCAAAGGTGTTGAAGGACATCCATCTCGATGCCGGCATCGGCCTCGATCTCGAGATCGGTCCGCAATCGCGGATGGCCGCGATCCACGTCGCGGAATATGTGAAGAGCAATGGCCTCGATCCCGCCGCCTGCAATATTCGCTTCGGCCTCGATCCGCTCGCGGCCGGCGCGGTGTGGGGCCACAGCCCCTATACCTGGGAGGAGATCGCTCCCGCCGTCACCGGCGCGATCAAGGGCCTCGCCGGGCTCGGCTTCAAGGGACCGTTCGCGTCCGCCGACGGACGCGTGATCCACGATGCCGGCGGCTCCGAGGTGCAGGAGCTCGCCTTCGTGCTCGCCTGCGGCGTCGCTTATCTCCGCGCGATCGAAGGCGCCGGCATTCCGCTGGAAGCCGCGCAAGGCATGGTCTATGCGCGGCTTGCCGCGGATGCCGACCAGTTTTTGACCATGGCCAAATTCCGCGCGCTGCGGCTGTTGTGGGCGCGTATCGAAACAGCGTGCGGGCTGACGCCCAAGCCATTGTTCATCGCCGCCGATACGGCCTGGCGCATGCTGACGCAGCGCGATCCCTATGTGAACATGCTGCGGGCGACCATCGCGACATTCGCGGCAGGGCTTGCCGGTGCCAACGCGATCACCGTGCTGCCGCACACGCTGGCGCTCGGCCTGCCCGACCCGTTCGCACGCCGCGTGGCGCGCAACACGCAAGCCCTGCTGCTGGAAGAGAGCAACCTCGCCAAGGTCTCTGATCCCGCCGCCGGCGCAGGCGGCATCGAGACGCTGAGCGCGCAGCTTTGCGAGGCGGCCTGGGCGCTGTTCCAGGAGAGCGAGACAGCCGGCGGCGCCTTCGCCGCGCTTCAGCAAGGCGTATTCCAGAGCAAGGTCGCGGCCGCGCGAAAAGCGCGTGACGCCAACATCGCAAAGCGCCGCGACGTGCTGACCGGCGCCAGCGAGTTTCCGAACCTGCACGAGAGCGAAGCCACGGTGCTGAAGGCAACGCCGGTTGCGCTCGCGCCTTACGGGGAACAGAAATACAAGTTCGATGCGCTGCCGCCGATCCGGCTGGCGGAACCGTTCGAGGCGCTGCGCGACAAGTCGGATGCAGCACTCAAATCGCGTGGTGCGCGGCCAAAAGTGTTCCTGGCCAATCTCGGCACGGCCGCCGATTTCACGGCGCGCGCGACTTTCGCCAAGAGCTTCTTCGAGGCCGGCGGCATCCAGGCTGTCGACAGCGAGGGCTTTGCCGATCCGGCCAAGCTCGCCGCCGCCTTCAAGACTTCGGGCGCCGAGCTTGCCTGTCTTTGTTCCAGTGACAAGGTCTATGCGGAACACGCCGAAGCTGCAGCGAAGGCCCTGCAAACGGCCGGCGGGCGACATATCTATCTGGCAGGCCGCCCGAGCGAGACCGAGGCGGCGTTGCGGGCCGCCGGCGTCACGGGTTTTGTCTTCGCCGGAGGCGATGCGCTTGCCACGCTGCAAGACGCCTATCGACGGATGGAGCAGACATGA
- the scpA gene encoding methylmalonyl-CoA mutase: protein MSRIPNFADVAFERATTAAPSGSAEPWLTPEGILVKPAYGEADLAGLDFLETYPGIAPFLRGPYPTMYVNQPWTVRQYAGFSTAEDSNAFYRRNLAAGQKGLSVAFDLATHRGYDSDHPRVGGDVGMAGVAIDSIYDMRTLFAGIPLDRMSVSMTMNGAVLPILALYVAAAEEQGVPPEKLSGTIQNDILKEFMVRNTYIYPPAPSMRIISDIFAYTSQKMPKYNSISISGYHMQEAGATQDLELAYTLADGVEYLRAGLAAGLDVDRFAPRLSFFWAIGMNFFMEVAKLRAARLLWAKLLKPFNPKDPRSLSLRTHSQTSGWSLTAQDVFNNVMRTTVEAMAATQGHTQSLHTNALDEALALPTDFSARIARNTQLFLQQESGTTRIIDPWGGSYYVERLTRDLAAKAWGHIQEVEELGGMAKAIEAGLPKLRIEEASAKTQARIDAGKQAVIGVNKYKPTDEDKIEILKVDNTNVRRLQIDKLTRLKSERNQNDVDAALAAITRSAGEGNGNLLALAIDAARAKATVGEISDAMEKVFGRHRAEIKSITGVYKREASSMGNQVEKVQALIDAFEEAEGRRPRILVAKIGQDGHDRGQKVIASAFADIGFDVDIGPLFATADEAARQAVENDVHILGVSSLAAAHLTAVPELKAALKKQGRDDIMIIVGGVVPPQDYDALYAAGAEAIFPPGTVIADAAEELIRKLNARLGHSEAAE, encoded by the coding sequence ATGAGCCGCATTCCCAATTTCGCTGATGTCGCCTTCGAGCGCGCCACGACCGCCGCGCCGTCAGGCAGCGCCGAGCCGTGGCTGACGCCCGAGGGCATCTTAGTGAAGCCCGCTTATGGCGAGGCCGATCTCGCCGGGCTCGATTTCCTCGAGACCTATCCGGGCATCGCGCCGTTCCTGCGCGGCCCCTACCCGACCATGTATGTCAACCAGCCCTGGACGGTCCGGCAATATGCCGGCTTCTCCACGGCGGAGGATTCCAACGCGTTCTATCGCCGCAACCTGGCGGCCGGACAGAAGGGCCTCTCGGTCGCTTTCGACCTCGCCACCCATCGCGGCTACGACAGCGACCATCCGCGCGTCGGCGGCGATGTCGGCATGGCCGGCGTCGCCATCGATTCCATCTACGACATGCGCACGCTGTTCGCGGGGATTCCGCTCGACCGGATGAGCGTGTCCATGACCATGAACGGCGCGGTGCTGCCGATCCTCGCGCTCTACGTCGCGGCCGCCGAGGAACAGGGCGTGCCGCCGGAAAAGCTCTCAGGCACCATTCAGAACGACATTCTGAAAGAGTTCATGGTGCGCAACACCTACATCTACCCGCCCGCGCCCTCGATGCGGATCATCTCGGACATCTTCGCCTACACCTCGCAGAAGATGCCGAAATACAATTCGATCTCGATCTCCGGCTATCACATGCAGGAGGCCGGCGCGACGCAGGACCTCGAGCTCGCCTATACGCTCGCCGACGGCGTCGAATATCTGCGCGCCGGCCTTGCCGCGGGCCTGGATGTCGACCGCTTCGCGCCGCGGCTGTCGTTCTTCTGGGCGATCGGCATGAACTTCTTCATGGAAGTCGCCAAGCTGCGCGCCGCGCGCCTGCTCTGGGCAAAGCTTCTGAAGCCGTTCAACCCGAAGGACCCGCGCTCACTGTCGCTGCGCACGCATTCCCAGACCTCGGGCTGGTCGCTGACAGCGCAGGACGTCTTCAACAACGTGATGCGCACGACGGTGGAGGCGATGGCGGCGACACAAGGCCACACCCAGTCGCTGCACACCAACGCGCTCGACGAAGCGCTGGCGCTGCCGACCGATTTCTCGGCGCGCATCGCCCGCAACACCCAGCTGTTCCTGCAGCAGGAGAGCGGCACCACCCGCATCATCGACCCCTGGGGCGGCTCCTATTATGTCGAGCGTCTCACGCGCGACCTCGCGGCGAAAGCGTGGGGCCACATCCAGGAGGTCGAGGAGCTCGGCGGCATGGCGAAGGCGATCGAGGCCGGCCTGCCGAAGCTGCGCATCGAGGAAGCCTCGGCCAAGACGCAGGCCCGGATCGACGCCGGCAAGCAGGCGGTGATCGGCGTCAACAAGTACAAGCCCACCGACGAGGACAAAATCGAAATTCTGAAGGTCGACAACACCAATGTTCGTCGGCTGCAGATCGACAAGCTGACGCGGCTGAAGTCCGAGCGCAACCAGAACGACGTCGATGCCGCCCTCGCTGCGATCACGCGCTCGGCCGGCGAAGGCAACGGCAATCTGCTGGCGCTCGCGATCGACGCGGCGCGAGCGAAAGCAACCGTCGGCGAGATTTCGGACGCGATGGAGAAGGTGTTCGGCCGGCACCGCGCCGAGATCAAATCCATCACCGGCGTCTACAAGCGGGAGGCGTCCAGCATGGGCAATCAGGTCGAGAAGGTTCAGGCGCTGATCGATGCCTTCGAGGAAGCCGAGGGTCGCCGTCCGCGCATCCTCGTCGCCAAGATCGGCCAGGACGGCCACGACCGCGGCCAGAAGGTGATCGCGTCGGCATTCGCAGACATCGGCTTCGACGTCGACATCGGGCCGCTGTTTGCGACCGCCGACGAGGCCGCGCGACAGGCCGTCGAGAACGACGTGCACATCCTTGGCGTTTCCTCGCTCGCCGCGGCCCATCTCACCGCCGTGCCGGAGCTGAAGGCCGCGCTGAAGAAGCAGGGCCGCGACGACATCATGATCATCGTCGGCGGCGTGGTGCCGCCGCAGGACTACGACGCGCTCTATGCCGCCGGCGCCGAAGCGATCTTCCCGCCGGGCACCGTGATTGCGGACGCCGCCGAGGAGCTGATCCGCAAGCTGAATGCGCGGCTCGGGCATAGCGAGGCGGCGGAATAG
- a CDS encoding SRPBCC family protein, which yields MLCENSMPIGWAVGNRVGFARAIRQPLRVTKSKGKPPMTQAYYSAVLDRPLDEVWSLIRDFNNYPAYIDGVSESEIEDDKRGDEVGAVRRFCYLGNWIRQRLVDHSDRQHTLTYAGLEALPYPQDDGSQTPAPTRYQGTMHLRPIVEGDRTLIEWSVSLDTEPADADRWQALFASWIPDWTDSLARTLARAS from the coding sequence ATGTTGTGTGAAAACAGCATGCCCATCGGATGGGCAGTCGGAAATCGGGTGGGTTTTGCCCGCGCAATTCGCCAACCTCTGCGCGTAACGAAATCCAAAGGCAAGCCACCGATGACCCAAGCTTATTACAGCGCCGTGCTGGACCGCCCGCTGGACGAAGTCTGGTCGCTGATCCGCGACTTCAACAACTATCCCGCTTACATCGACGGCGTGAGCGAGAGCGAGATCGAAGACGACAAGCGCGGCGATGAAGTCGGCGCCGTCAGACGCTTCTGCTATCTCGGAAACTGGATCCGCCAGCGCCTGGTCGATCACTCGGACCGGCAGCATACCCTGACCTATGCCGGTCTCGAAGCGCTGCCGTATCCGCAAGATGACGGAAGCCAGACGCCGGCGCCGACGCGCTATCAAGGCACCATGCATCTGCGCCCGATCGTCGAGGGCGATCGTACCCTCATCGAATGGTCGGTCTCCCTTGATACCGAGCCGGCGGATGCCGATCGCTGGCAGGCGCTATTCGCCTCCTGGATTCCCGATTGGACGGACTCACTTGCGCGGACGCTGGCGCGGGCCAGTTAG
- the folB gene encoding dihydroneopterin aldolase, protein MTDTIFVTGLSIHARHGVMDHETEVGQRFVIDLELYTDLSEPSRSDRLADTVSYADVVATTTAAFKNTNYKLLERAAGAVADAILSHFPRIRAVKITVHKPHAPIAAIFDDVGIMLTRSRHP, encoded by the coding sequence ATGACCGATACGATCTTCGTCACCGGCCTGTCGATCCACGCCCGCCACGGCGTGATGGATCACGAGACCGAAGTCGGCCAGCGCTTCGTCATCGATCTCGAACTCTATACCGACCTGTCGGAGCCCTCGCGCAGCGACCGGCTCGCCGACACGGTGTCCTACGCCGACGTCGTGGCGACGACGACGGCGGCGTTCAAGAATACCAATTACAAGCTCCTGGAGCGCGCGGCCGGCGCGGTGGCCGACGCCATCCTGTCGCACTTCCCGCGCATCCGCGCCGTGAAGATCACCGTGCACAAGCCGCATGCGCCGATCGCCGCGATCTTCGACGACGTCGGCATCATGCTGACGCGCTCGCGGCACCCCTGA
- a CDS encoding RsiV family protein: MFFAPTFMRALAAAAVCSALFGPAHAADPKPDAVIKTKSIEARVFLDDKIKADAALAADCLAEGKKWLDKNAAEAAASRKADPQFFKDGGWDFERKYEIRSVVADRYVSILRNDYMNTHGAHPNSNVDTILWDKADNKRISIRPLFTETADNGATMKAMVKAIIASLRTEKKKRDAGETATDEWFKGVAPSLLKVGAVTLAPSTEAGKSSGLTFHYPPYAVGPYVEGEYVAFVPWETLKPYWTAEGARIFGGARPKGDAEEP, from the coding sequence ATGTTTTTCGCGCCCACGTTCATGCGCGCGCTCGCTGCTGCCGCAGTTTGCAGCGCATTGTTCGGTCCCGCCCACGCCGCCGACCCCAAGCCAGACGCCGTCATCAAGACCAAGAGCATCGAGGCCCGCGTGTTCCTCGACGACAAGATCAAGGCGGATGCGGCGCTGGCGGCGGATTGCCTGGCCGAGGGCAAGAAATGGCTCGACAAGAACGCCGCCGAAGCGGCCGCCTCGCGCAAAGCCGATCCGCAGTTCTTCAAGGACGGCGGCTGGGATTTCGAGCGCAAATATGAGATCCGCTCGGTCGTCGCCGACCGCTACGTCAGCATCCTCCGCAACGACTACATGAACACCCATGGCGCCCATCCCAATTCGAACGTGGATACGATCCTGTGGGACAAGGCCGACAACAAGCGCATCTCGATCCGCCCGCTCTTCACCGAGACCGCCGATAACGGGGCGACGATGAAGGCGATGGTGAAGGCCATCATCGCCTCGCTCCGCACCGAGAAGAAAAAGCGCGATGCCGGCGAGACCGCGACTGACGAATGGTTCAAGGGCGTCGCGCCGAGCCTGCTCAAGGTCGGTGCGGTGACGCTCGCGCCCTCGACCGAGGCGGGCAAGAGCTCCGGGCTGACCTTCCACTATCCGCCCTACGCCGTCGGCCCCTACGTCGAGGGCGAGTATGTCGCCTTCGTGCCGTGGGAAACGCTGAAGCCTTATTGGACCGCGGAAGGCGCGCGCATCTTCGGCGGCGCGCGGCCGAAGGGTGACGCCGAGGAGCCGTGA
- a CDS encoding DUF4332 domain-containing protein — protein sequence MTYPITEIEGLSVFAANKLKAQGIRTTDGLLEAAGTVKGRKALSAKTGISEQLLLEWANVSDYMRIPGMGRAKVGLVRAAGVTTVRELAYRNPARLAQSMRDANEKKKLLRILPSEKSVGDIIAKAKKLPPKITY from the coding sequence ATGACATATCCGATCACCGAGATTGAGGGCCTGTCGGTCTTTGCCGCCAACAAGTTGAAGGCGCAAGGTATCCGCACCACCGACGGGCTGCTCGAGGCGGCCGGCACGGTGAAGGGCCGCAAAGCGCTTTCCGCCAAGACCGGCATCAGCGAGCAGCTGCTGCTGGAATGGGCCAACGTCTCCGACTACATGCGTATCCCCGGCATGGGCCGGGCCAAGGTCGGCCTGGTCCGCGCCGCCGGCGTCACCACCGTGCGCGAGCTCGCCTATCGGAATCCGGCAAGGCTCGCCCAGAGCATGCGCGACGCCAACGAGAAGAAGAAGCTGCTGCGCATCCTGCCTTCGGAGAAGTCGGTCGGCGACATCATCGCCAAGGCGAAGAAGCTGCCGCCGAAGATCACGTATTAG